Part of the Flavobacterium okayamense genome, AAGAATTCCCAACAAATATTATGAAAGTTAAAAAATGAGAAATCTCAAATTTTTCTGTAAAAATTATAATCACTGACACAAATGACATTATCGAAAATAATATCAAAGTATACCAAGCAAATATCCTAATAATCTTTTCTTTCAAAATGACAAGTTATCCCTTATAACTTTTTACTTTTTACTTTTTACTTAATTAGTTTCTTCTATAATATCATAACAGAAAATAATATCAGTAAAATAGATGTATAATTGCGTTTTATTCTTTTCGTTTTTACGAACTATGAAAGAAAGCTTCGCTTGTTCGCCAAACTGATTTTTACATAGAAACGAGTTGATTTCATCTACTTCTGTAACTTCTTTAGGCAATGATTCAATAATTTTATAATGTTGGATTTCTCGAGAATAAACAACAATTCTATTTTTATCAAAATCTAATGTTACAAATAATTGCGTTTCTAAAGGTTCTGACCATTTTCCCCATTCGTTAAATTTTCCTCCTCTTTCTAAAACAGTTAGCGAAGTTGTTTTAAACTTAAATTGTTGCGCAAAAGCACTAGCCGAAGCTATTAAAAATAAAAAAACAAAATATCTTAAAATTCTCATTTTGTATCTATTAAAATTCAATTGAACTCATTTCTTTTTTAGCGTGTTCAAACTCGCTAATAACATTTTTAACTATTTCCTCAACTGGCAAAATATCATGAATTAATCCTGCAATTTGACCTATTTCTAATTCGCCTTCTACTAAATCGCCTTCAAACATTCCTCGTTTTGCTCTTGCTCTACCTAACAGTTCTTTCAAATCGTCTGGTGTTGGACATTTTGCATATAACTCTTGAACGTCGTTAAAAAATTTATTTTTTATTAATCGTACGGGTGCAAGTTCCTTCAAAGTTAACATGGTATCACCTTCATTCGTTTCCACAATAGTTGTTTTAAAATTATCATGCGCACTAGATTCGGTTGAAGCAGCAAAACGACTTCCCATTTGAACACCATCAGCTCCTAATGTCAATGCAGCTAACATTCCTCTACCAGTAGCAATACCACCAGCAGCAATTAAAGGAATCGTAACTTGTTCTTTAACCATTGGAATTAATGTTAAAGTTGTAGTTTCATCTCGACCGTTATGCCCGCCAGCTTCAAAACCTTCGGCTACGATTGCATCTACTCCAGCTTCTTGCGCTTTTAAAGCAAATTTTGTACTACTTACTACATGAACAACAGTCATGCCATTTTCTTTTAAGAAAGGCGTCCACGTTTTTGGATTACCTGCCGAAGTAAAAACCATCTTCACTTCTTCTTCTTTAAGGATTTGCATGATTTCTTCAATGTTAGGATATAACATTGGAACATTTACACCAAACGGTTTATCGGTAGCTTTTTTACATTTTTGAATATGCTCACGTAAAACATCAGGATACATAGAACCTGCACCAATTAAACCTAGTCCACCAGCATTACTAACTGCACTTGCCAATTTGTATCCGCTATTCCAAATCATTCCACCTTGAATGATCGGATATTTTATATTAAAAAGTTGTGTAATTCGATTCATTATCTTTTAATCAATTTCCCTCGCAATTTACTATTATTCGAAGAAAAATCATAGAAGTAAACGCCAGAATTCAAAACACTAACATCAATTGAATTTTGATTATTTAACAAATCAAAACTTAAAACATTCTGACCTAATTGATTATAAATTCTAATTGAAGCGTTTTGCAATTGAACACCTTCAATTGTTAATATTGAACTAACTGGATTTGGATAAATTGAGACCTGATTTGTAGAAAAACTTTCCGTATTCAATGCATTTGTTAATGCCAATTGAAAATCAGGAACACCATAACCTTTATAAATATCGGGAGTATTGTATTGATCAGCTGATTCTTTTACATATTGAATTACTTGTGATGCCGATAAATTTGGTACCGCTGACCAAAATGTTGCGACCATTCCTGCTAATATAGGACTAGAAAAGGAAGTTCCACTAGCAGTTGTAATTGCACCTGAAGTATTACTGATTGTTGCACCTAAACCTTTTGCACAAACATCGGGCTTTATTCTTCCATCTGCTGTATTTCCAATAGAACTAAATGACACGTAGGCTTCTACATTATTAACCGCTCCGATTGTCAAAATATTATCTGCATCGGCAGGAATTCCAATGTGTGGTTCAGTATTATTCCCTTCATTCCCCGCACTAATTACGCAAACAATTCCTTTTTGAAATGCCATTGAAGCACCACGAGAGGCAAATCCTATTTGTCCGTTTCTTTGTGCATATGAGTATGAATAATTGGGATTATCATAAGCGCCATATCCTAATGAAGAATTAATAACATCAACACCTAAACTATCAGCCAATTCAGCAGCTTCCACCCAATAAGATTCTTCAACAGGATTCTCAGAATTTATATCCTCAGTAATAAATAAATAATATTGAGCATCTGGTGCAGTTCCGACTAATTGTCCGTCAACATAACCTCCCATTGTTGATAAAACCATAGTTCCATGATTATGACGCATGTAAAAATTTGCATTTCCATCTGGAAAATTATATCCTCCTAAAATTAAATTATTATCATGCAATCGTTGAAAAGGAGTTGCCGTATCAACACCTGTAAAACCTGAATCTAAAACTGCAATAATTTTTCCTTGTCCCGTATGATCTTGTTGGTGTAGTAAATGTCCATTCAACATCTGAATTTGATTGTCTGAATTCCCATAATTGAAATTTACTTGTACATCAAATTTATCGTTCGTATCGCTTGATTTACTTTCTGAAATTGGCGTAGTAATTGGATTCCCACTTCTTAAATTCAGGGAATGATTTGCATAGTAAACATAATCTACAAAAGCTAAGTTTTCTAATGCTTGAATATTCGTTAAACTTCCTCTAACATGTAAAGCATTCATCCATTTTGATTTAGCCATAACCGTAATTCCAGTTGCATTTTCAATTTGGGTAATGTAATTAGGATAAACAGGAACGTCTGTATTATCTAAAGAAATTCCTTGAACTGTTCTTCTATCTAATGCTCTTTGGGATAACATTTCCAAAGGATTTGCTAAATAATATGCTGCATCAGGCTTATCAGTTAAATAAACCCACGCATCTTCTTGCGCATGAATTATAATTGAGAAGAATATAATAAATATGGAAAGTAATTTTCTATTCATTTCTGGTAAATATTTGGTAACCAAATATATAAAATATATTCTTTACTGAATAGTAAAATAAATGAAAACAGAATAGGCTAAAACTAAAAGAATACCTTCTTTAAAAGATAAATTATTCCTTTTAGGAAGAAAAACCAATGGTAAAAGAATGAAAGAAAATGCTAAAAGCCAATAAATGTCGAAAGTCATTATTTTTTGATCAACATTTTCAATAGGTTTTAGAATTGCCGTAAAACCAAGTACACTCAAAATATTAAAAATATTTGATCCTATAATGTTACCAATAGAAATATCACTTTCTTTCTTAATAGCAGCAATCACTGATGAAGCGAGTTCTGGTACACTTGTTCCTATAGAAACAACAGTTATAGCGATTACTCGCTTACTTACTCCAAGGCCTTCAGCCAAACTTACAGCACCATCAACTAATAACTCAGAACCTAACCAAAGTGCAAAACCACCAACTGCAAGAAAACCGAATATTTTAAAATATGACATTTCGGTTTCGGTATCTTCATCAAGTTCAATTTCAACTTTTTTATTTTGCCTTATCAAAACAACCAAGAAAGCCACAAGCAATAGAACAAATATAAAGCCTTCAATTCGACTTAACTTTCCATCGATTATTAAGAAAAAAAACAATAATACCGAAGCTAACATTTTCATTGGCCAATCGGTTTTATAGAAATTAGTTTCTACATTAATTGCATTGATTAGTAAAACAATACCAAGGACTAATCCAACATTTCCAATATTTGACCCAACAACATTTCCTACAGCTATATCAGGAAAACCATCTAAGGCAGCTTTTATACTAACAATCATTTCAGGTGCTGATGTAGCAAATGAAACAATAGTTAAACCT contains:
- a CDS encoding NAD(P)H-dependent flavin oxidoreductase; amino-acid sequence: MNRITQLFNIKYPIIQGGMIWNSGYKLASAVSNAGGLGLIGAGSMYPDVLREHIQKCKKATDKPFGVNVPMLYPNIEEIMQILKEEEVKMVFTSAGNPKTWTPFLKENGMTVVHVVSSTKFALKAQEAGVDAIVAEGFEAGGHNGRDETTTLTLIPMVKEQVTIPLIAAGGIATGRGMLAALTLGADGVQMGSRFAASTESSAHDNFKTTIVETNEGDTMLTLKELAPVRLIKNKFFNDVQELYAKCPTPDDLKELLGRARAKRGMFEGDLVEGELEIGQIAGLIHDILPVEEIVKNVISEFEHAKKEMSSIEF
- a CDS encoding calcium/sodium antiporter codes for the protein MNLLYIILGLLLLVVGGNWLLKSSVGLSLRLNISKIIVGLTIVSFATSAPEMIVSIKAALDGFPDIAVGNVVGSNIGNVGLVLGIVLLINAINVETNFYKTDWPMKMLASVLLFFFLIIDGKLSRIEGFIFVLLLVAFLVVLIRQNKKVEIELDEDTETEMSYFKIFGFLAVGGFALWLGSELLVDGAVSLAEGLGVSKRVIAITVVSIGTSVPELASSVIAAIKKESDISIGNIIGSNIFNILSVLGFTAILKPIENVDQKIMTFDIYWLLAFSFILLPLVFLPKRNNLSFKEGILLVLAYSVFIYFTIQ
- a CDS encoding S8 family serine peptidase; the encoded protein is MNRKLLSIFIIFFSIIIHAQEDAWVYLTDKPDAAYYLANPLEMLSQRALDRRTVQGISLDNTDVPVYPNYITQIENATGITVMAKSKWMNALHVRGSLTNIQALENLAFVDYVYYANHSLNLRSGNPITTPISESKSSDTNDKFDVQVNFNYGNSDNQIQMLNGHLLHQQDHTGQGKIIAVLDSGFTGVDTATPFQRLHDNNLILGGYNFPDGNANFYMRHNHGTMVLSTMGGYVDGQLVGTAPDAQYYLFITEDINSENPVEESYWVEAAELADSLGVDVINSSLGYGAYDNPNYSYSYAQRNGQIGFASRGASMAFQKGIVCVISAGNEGNNTEPHIGIPADADNILTIGAVNNVEAYVSFSSIGNTADGRIKPDVCAKGLGATISNTSGAITTASGTSFSSPILAGMVATFWSAVPNLSASQVIQYVKESADQYNTPDIYKGYGVPDFQLALTNALNTESFSTNQVSIYPNPVSSILTIEGVQLQNASIRIYNQLGQNVLSFDLLNNQNSIDVSVLNSGVYFYDFSSNNSKLRGKLIKR